Proteins found in one Micromonospora sp. WMMD1082 genomic segment:
- the nuoF gene encoding NADH-quinone oxidoreductase subunit NuoF — protein sequence MTTPAPQTLAKLTPVLTKRWLSPDAWRIGTYERLDGYAALRKAIKAHPDDLIQLIKDSGLRGRGGAGFPTGLKWGFIPQGDGKPHYLVVNADEGEPGTCKDLPLMTHDPHSLVEGVIIASYAIRANRAYIYIRGEAVHAARRLRNAVNEAYAKGYLGRNILGSGFDLELVVHSGAGAYICGEETALLDSLEGFRGQPRLRPPFPATHGLYASPTVVNNVGTIASVPYIVLGGADWWKTMGTEKSSGPMIYSLSGRIVHPGQYECSLGVTLRELLELAGGMQPGHNLKFWTPGGSSTPLLTAEHLDVPLDFEGVAAAGSILGTTATQIFSDQDCPVYATYRWLEFYHHESCGKCTPCREGNYWMVRVYRRILSGTGTHDDLDTLLDTCDNILGRSFCGLGDGATSSVTSSLQYFKQDYLDYIEGRTAPKLSDKQLVGAH from the coding sequence GTGACCACGCCCGCGCCGCAGACCCTGGCCAAGCTGACGCCGGTGCTCACCAAGCGCTGGCTGTCGCCCGACGCCTGGCGGATCGGCACCTACGAGAGGCTCGACGGCTACGCGGCGCTGCGTAAGGCGATCAAGGCGCACCCGGACGACCTGATCCAGCTGATCAAGGACTCCGGGCTGCGCGGACGCGGCGGTGCCGGCTTCCCCACCGGCCTGAAGTGGGGGTTCATCCCGCAGGGCGACGGCAAGCCGCACTACCTCGTGGTCAACGCCGACGAGGGCGAGCCGGGCACCTGCAAGGACCTGCCGCTGATGACCCACGACCCGCACTCGCTGGTCGAGGGCGTGATCATCGCGTCGTACGCGATCCGGGCCAACCGGGCCTACATCTACATCCGCGGCGAGGCCGTGCACGCGGCCCGCCGGCTGCGCAACGCGGTGAACGAGGCGTACGCCAAGGGCTACCTCGGGCGGAACATCCTCGGCTCGGGCTTCGACCTGGAGCTGGTGGTCCACTCCGGTGCCGGTGCGTACATCTGCGGGGAGGAGACGGCGCTGCTCGACTCCCTGGAGGGCTTCCGGGGGCAGCCCCGGCTGCGCCCGCCGTTCCCCGCCACCCACGGCCTGTACGCCAGCCCCACCGTGGTCAACAACGTCGGCACCATCGCCAGCGTGCCGTACATCGTGCTCGGTGGCGCGGACTGGTGGAAGACCATGGGCACGGAGAAGTCCTCCGGGCCGATGATCTACTCGCTCTCCGGTCGGATCGTCCACCCCGGCCAGTACGAGTGCTCGCTGGGTGTCACCCTGCGCGAGCTGCTGGAGCTGGCCGGCGGGATGCAGCCCGGCCACAACCTGAAGTTCTGGACCCCGGGCGGGTCGTCCACGCCGCTGCTCACCGCCGAGCACCTGGACGTCCCGCTGGACTTCGAGGGGGTGGCTGCCGCCGGCTCGATCCTCGGCACCACGGCCACCCAGATCTTCTCCGACCAGGACTGCCCGGTCTACGCGACCTACCGGTGGCTGGAGTTCTACCACCACGAGTCGTGCGGCAAGTGCACCCCGTGCCGGGAGGGCAACTACTGGATGGTCCGGGTCTACCGGCGCATCCTCTCCGGCACCGGCACCCACGACGACCTGGACACCCTGCTCGACACCTGCGACAACATTCTCGGCCGCTCGTTCTGCGGCCTCGGTGACGGCGCCACCAGCTCGGTGACCTCGTCGCTGCAGTACTTCAAGCAGGACTACCTCGACTACATCGAGGGACGGACCGCGCCGAAGTTGTCCGACAAGCAGTTGGTGGGAGCCCACTGA